The Shewanella japonica genome has a window encoding:
- a CDS encoding LysR family transcriptional regulator, which translates to MEKQLSRLDYFTLKVLIGLFEYKNGSVVAEKLNSTQPKVSRALSTMREVIHNELFIRQQYGLQPNAMAERLYPLAKNIISAYDDMATAAKTQPENDLVLHICAPEQMSMFLLESIDKTSEMLGVSHIVDIHPWTESAEQKIAQGKIDYAISSFPFSHDNIINNKLGDIEFWFLAVRKGHPILQQPITLESILKNRLVFIHNGPTSALTEIVSRCSEITHLKADISLITSSLVMAFERVVNSDDICWAPSVFPFELSKQRDDIELIDMTEFYYTHLQTPANIVAPCHYLQCHEAKTSEFTALLIENMTDNLKKYQQTYRNMNISNIHNDEVTSNEIVAAE; encoded by the coding sequence ATGGAAAAACAATTATCAAGGCTAGATTACTTTACGCTTAAAGTTCTGATTGGCCTATTTGAATATAAAAATGGTAGCGTTGTAGCTGAAAAACTCAACAGCACCCAGCCAAAGGTGAGCCGTGCACTCAGCACAATGCGAGAAGTTATTCATAATGAATTGTTTATTCGCCAGCAATACGGTCTTCAACCAAACGCCATGGCTGAACGTTTATACCCTTTAGCCAAAAATATCATCAGTGCATACGATGATATGGCTACGGCCGCAAAGACCCAGCCTGAAAATGATCTCGTACTCCATATCTGCGCTCCCGAGCAAATGTCGATGTTTCTTTTAGAATCGATTGATAAAACCAGCGAGATGTTAGGCGTTAGTCATATTGTTGATATCCACCCATGGACAGAAAGTGCTGAACAAAAAATTGCACAAGGAAAAATAGACTATGCTATTTCTTCTTTTCCTTTTAGCCATGACAATATAATCAATAATAAGTTGGGTGATATTGAGTTCTGGTTTTTAGCGGTACGTAAAGGGCATCCAATCCTACAGCAGCCAATAACCCTTGAAAGTATTCTTAAAAATCGCCTAGTATTCATCCATAATGGCCCCACATCAGCGCTTACTGAAATCGTGAGTCGTTGCAGTGAAATCACTCATTTGAAAGCAGACATCAGTTTGATCACATCAAGCCTTGTCATGGCATTTGAACGTGTCGTTAACTCAGATGATATTTGCTGGGCTCCTTCGGTCTTCCCATTTGAATTAAGTAAACAAAGAGATGACATTGAGCTCATTGATATGACCGAGTTCTACTATACTCACCTTCAAACCCCCGCAAATATCGTTGCCCCCTGTCATTACTTACAATGTCATGAAGCTAAAACATCAGAGTTCACTGCGTTATTAATAGAAAACATGACCGATAATTTGAAAAAATATCAACAAACATATCGAAATATGAATATCAGTAATATTCACAATGATGAAGTGACAAGTAATGAAATAGTTGCTGCGGAATAA
- a CDS encoding LysR family transcriptional regulator — MRDISYSDLDLLSINILVNLYENKSATFVSNKLNVPAPKISRCLKHAREIFGNELFIRKKYGLVPNEFAGKVYPIAKQILECSNSLQQLNGEAIADNIHNFEIVAPDLVSFPFPKMLLTSIRDAGKDVNFNISAWNKSSLDHIVSGDIDIGICCSKAIDNLESIDDNLAVLPLKKLNKLFLICDEKHPILKEEITLESIAKYPYVNSNVGDAEQRMSAFQEYCYRRKIPLNTEMDLNGVSSLFEYLRQTNAVALLPYSSIYNMINTTPGLHACRLAEVESDRLYMEVKVPTLYMIYNKNNHEANLQWLTEKIQGLVHSALH, encoded by the coding sequence ATGAGAGATATTAGTTATAGTGACCTAGATTTATTGAGTATCAATATTCTAGTTAATCTGTATGAGAACAAGTCTGCGACATTTGTATCTAATAAATTGAATGTGCCAGCACCCAAGATAAGTCGTTGCCTTAAGCATGCACGAGAAATTTTTGGTAATGAGCTATTTATTCGCAAAAAATATGGCTTGGTGCCTAATGAGTTTGCAGGCAAAGTTTATCCGATTGCTAAGCAGATACTTGAATGTTCGAACAGCCTGCAGCAGCTGAATGGTGAAGCGATAGCTGATAATATTCATAACTTTGAGATTGTTGCGCCAGATCTTGTTTCTTTTCCTTTTCCTAAGATGTTGCTTACGTCCATTAGAGATGCAGGAAAAGATGTCAATTTTAATATCTCTGCATGGAATAAGTCTTCACTTGATCATATTGTCTCTGGGGATATTGATATTGGTATCTGTTGTAGCAAAGCAATAGATAATTTGGAAAGCATAGATGATAATTTAGCAGTATTACCTTTAAAGAAATTGAATAAGCTATTTTTAATTTGTGATGAGAAACACCCAATTCTAAAAGAAGAAATAACGTTAGAGTCAATTGCGAAATACCCTTACGTTAATAGTAATGTTGGTGATGCAGAACAGCGAATGAGTGCTTTTCAAGAGTATTGTTATCGTAGAAAAATACCGCTTAATACTGAAATGGATTTAAATGGTGTATCCAGTTTATTTGAGTATTTAAGACAAACTAATGCGGTTGCTTTACTACCATATAGCTCGATATATAACATGATCAATACAACGCCAGGTTTACACGCATGTCGTTTAGCTGAAGTTGAATCTGATAGATTATATATGGAAGTAAAAGTACCGACGCTATATATGATTTATAATAAAAATAATCATGAAGCTAACTTGCAATGGTTAACTGAAAAAATTCAAGGTTTGGTACATTCAGCGCTTCACTAA
- a CDS encoding DUF2726 domain-containing protein, which produces MNTSVILSYAFVYFILFLVVPFVLVTFTMTCIKFFKTSNVESVGVNIKLNPEKIANKPVGFFNKLNSIAKGKYNILYGTTMDNIVDIDKTDKPEDAHKHLQHCHLDYVVVDDNSAVKLVITDPQHNTPENNEFIDHSLAEVGIKVIHLAKNQQCDESLIRNSLAA; this is translated from the coding sequence ATGAACACATCAGTCATATTAAGCTATGCTTTTGTCTACTTTATATTATTCCTTGTTGTTCCTTTTGTTCTAGTAACATTTACAATGACATGTATAAAGTTTTTCAAAACCAGCAATGTAGAGAGTGTGGGCGTTAATATTAAATTGAATCCTGAAAAAATTGCGAATAAACCCGTTGGTTTTTTCAATAAGCTCAATTCAATTGCTAAAGGTAAATATAATATTTTATACGGTACTACGATGGATAATATTGTAGATATTGATAAAACAGACAAGCCAGAAGATGCTCACAAGCATCTACAACATTGTCACCTCGATTATGTTGTCGTCGATGATAACTCAGCAGTCAAACTGGTGATTACAGATCCTCAACACAACACACCTGAAAATAATGAGTTCATCGACCATTCATTAGCAGAGGTTGGTATTAAAGTGATTCACTTAGCTAAAAACCAACAATGTGATGAATCATTAATTCGCAACTCTCTCGCAGCTTAG
- a CDS encoding nitrite reductase: protein MSRISKITLPLLTSILMVVLGFTAPVAKADTPEFKMNQNRQCIMCHKKNGNMYGMHANDALGQTCQDCHGEKGKHPRGESELIGFGENSPATAAQQTAACMACHGQEELAAADWTHNVHSNKVNCADCHQLHPEVDPIIGITESKRIASCVSCHESK from the coding sequence ATGTCCAGAATTTCAAAAATCACCCTTCCCTTGTTGACCTCTATTTTGATGGTGGTACTCGGTTTTACCGCGCCTGTCGCCAAGGCTGACACCCCTGAATTTAAAATGAATCAAAATCGCCAATGCATCATGTGCCATAAGAAAAACGGCAACATGTATGGCATGCATGCTAATGACGCATTAGGTCAAACCTGCCAGGACTGTCATGGCGAGAAAGGTAAGCATCCACGAGGCGAATCAGAACTCATTGGTTTTGGTGAAAACTCCCCCGCTACAGCAGCACAACAAACAGCTGCCTGTATGGCTTGTCACGGTCAAGAAGAATTAGCCGCTGCAGATTGGACCCACAATGTCCATTCTAACAAGGTTAACTGCGCCGACTGTCACCAACTGCATCCAGAAGTTGATCCAATTATTGGCATAACTGAAAGCAAGCGCATCGCATCATGTGTTAGCTGTCATGAAAGCAAATAA
- a CDS encoding 4Fe-4S dicluster domain-containing protein, which translates to MKKERRLFLKGACVAAVGAAGASGLSIANSGGQKEDNSTNCKYALIHDENKCIGCDACSVACRETNNVPEGVSRLDIEREGPFGEYPNQFYRFTRKSCQQCEGKPCVNVCPTGAAYHNPKTGIVSVDEWKCVGCLYCIAACPYQIRFINPVTKAADKCDFCKETRLKEGRLPACVEACPTKALTFGDLKDPHSQVVEVLKTTPNYRSKTELGTRPKVFRIASQEGEIKL; encoded by the coding sequence ATGAAAAAAGAAAGAAGACTATTTTTAAAAGGAGCATGTGTTGCAGCCGTTGGCGCTGCAGGCGCATCTGGCCTAAGTATCGCCAACTCTGGCGGTCAAAAAGAAGATAACAGCACAAATTGCAAATATGCCCTTATTCATGATGAAAACAAATGTATTGGTTGTGACGCTTGTTCCGTCGCTTGTCGTGAAACCAACAATGTACCAGAAGGAGTTAGCCGTTTAGATATTGAGCGCGAAGGGCCTTTTGGTGAATATCCCAATCAATTTTATCGTTTCACCCGTAAGTCCTGTCAGCAATGTGAAGGCAAACCATGCGTTAACGTTTGCCCAACGGGCGCTGCCTACCATAATCCTAAAACTGGCATTGTCAGCGTTGATGAATGGAAATGTGTTGGTTGCTTGTATTGCATCGCTGCTTGTCCATATCAAATTCGCTTTATTAACCCTGTCACTAAAGCCGCTGATAAATGTGACTTCTGTAAGGAGACCCGCTTAAAAGAAGGTCGCCTACCAGCATGTGTTGAAGCTTGTCCAACAAAAGCGCTCACCTTTGGTGACCTTAAAGATCCACATTCACAAGTGGTTGAAGTCCTTAAAACGACGCCTAACTACCGAAGTAAAACCGAACTGGGCACACGCCCTAAAGTGTTCCGTATTGCTTCCCAAGAGGGAGAAATCAAGTTATGA
- the nrfD gene encoding cytochrome c nitrite reductase subunit NrfD: MSPFHFDSLIWHWPIAIYLFLAGISAGAICFAVLLKHFKLGKNAYKSSFVRAACLIAPLAVFAGLGILVVDLTKPFDFWKILVFYNPTSVMSVGVAVLMVYQVALFSWLACLFQEPIRHWCNDRWPIVDKALDILLKMEATITGLLVILALSLGAYTGFLLSALTTFPMLNNPVLPMLFLISGISSGAAGTLLGGVLMKGNPDGKEVHFIHNIEIPLILLELALLFTFFVGLILTGGQSQVAALNAIGEGFWGWVFWAGIVVVGLAMPLAFNLFMTASAKRKFSYVAITASCSLFGVLLLRNFILYTGQMTVA; this comes from the coding sequence ATGAGCCCATTCCATTTTGACAGCCTCATTTGGCACTGGCCAATCGCCATTTACTTATTTTTAGCAGGGATCTCTGCTGGGGCAATTTGTTTTGCAGTATTACTAAAGCACTTCAAGTTGGGTAAAAACGCCTATAAGTCTAGCTTTGTAAGAGCAGCATGTCTTATTGCTCCTCTTGCAGTATTTGCTGGCCTTGGGATCCTGGTCGTTGACTTAACCAAGCCGTTTGATTTCTGGAAAATTTTGGTTTTCTACAACCCAACTTCAGTGATGTCAGTGGGCGTTGCTGTACTGATGGTTTATCAAGTGGCTTTATTCTCGTGGTTGGCTTGTTTATTCCAAGAGCCTATCCGTCATTGGTGTAATGACCGTTGGCCTATCGTCGATAAAGCGCTGGATATTTTGTTAAAGATGGAAGCAACGATTACAGGGTTACTTGTCATCTTGGCACTATCATTAGGCGCCTACACAGGCTTCTTACTGTCAGCATTAACCACATTCCCAATGCTGAATAACCCTGTACTACCAATGCTGTTCTTAATCTCGGGTATCTCTTCTGGCGCGGCAGGCACATTGCTAGGTGGCGTATTAATGAAAGGCAACCCTGACGGTAAAGAAGTGCACTTTATCCATAACATTGAGATCCCACTTATCCTGCTTGAACTCGCTTTATTATTTACCTTCTTCGTAGGGTTAATTTTAACCGGTGGTCAAAGTCAGGTTGCCGCACTCAATGCCATTGGTGAAGGTTTCTGGGGCTGGGTGTTCTGGGCAGGGATTGTCGTTGTCGGTCTAGCTATGCCGCTTGCATTTAACCTATTTATGACAGCATCAGCAAAACGCAAATTCTCTTATGTCGCCATCACAGCAAGTTGTAGCCTATTCGGTGTCCTCTTGCTTCGTAATTTCATTCTTTATACCGGTCAAATGACCGTAGCTTAA
- a CDS encoding cytochrome c3 family protein: MLKVLGLSILLSFSGAAFAESIADTHTDMAGCEACHMDGEPSADMAYENQTCIDCHGGLDSIDGEIHQQHDGVLDCGTCHIVHEVQDPNDTCADCH, translated from the coding sequence ATGCTTAAAGTTTTAGGACTATCGATTTTACTGAGCTTCTCTGGTGCTGCATTTGCTGAATCAATTGCAGACACTCATACGGACATGGCTGGATGTGAAGCTTGCCACATGGATGGTGAACCATCAGCAGATATGGCGTATGAAAACCAAACCTGTATCGATTGTCACGGTGGATTAGATAGTATTGATGGTGAAATTCATCAACAACATGATGGCGTTTTAGATTGTGGAACCTGTCATATCGTGCATGAAGTTCAAGATCCAAACGATACTTGTGCTGACTGTCATTAG
- a CDS encoding DUF4198 domain-containing protein, protein MSVNVKLISRAVVVIASVFAVFTSTAHERFILPSHTLLSGEAPQSITVLASISNDIFHPDRPLGDSGSGRDVGELKEYFANLEYTVIAPDGKVSLDTQWAAYSRMSVADVTLAHEGTYRVGLVQPDVFMTTFVNAEGQPARLWGPSPEIPAGATKVVRRTTASRVETFVTLNSATHQAIAPTGTGVEIVSKTTHPNDLFANETAQFQLLFNGKPLTTNTKVKLIKAGTRHRNDRDEQILDVTKNGDISFTPSQAGFYLLIAETHVDAPDAADIDVKHFSLYLTLEVFPE, encoded by the coding sequence ATGTCAGTTAACGTTAAGCTTATTTCACGTGCAGTCGTGGTGATAGCAAGTGTATTTGCCGTATTTACTAGCACGGCACACGAACGGTTTATTCTGCCGTCTCATACCTTGTTATCAGGTGAAGCACCTCAATCAATTACCGTATTGGCGAGTATTTCTAATGATATTTTTCACCCTGATAGACCATTGGGCGACAGTGGTTCAGGACGAGATGTCGGTGAGCTAAAAGAATATTTTGCGAACCTTGAATACACGGTGATCGCGCCAGATGGCAAGGTGTCATTAGACACACAATGGGCGGCGTATTCACGTATGTCTGTTGCTGATGTGACCTTAGCTCACGAGGGAACGTATCGTGTCGGCTTGGTACAACCGGATGTGTTTATGACTACCTTTGTTAACGCTGAAGGTCAGCCTGCTCGTTTATGGGGGCCGTCACCTGAAATTCCTGCCGGAGCAACAAAGGTGGTTCGTCGAACAACAGCATCAAGGGTAGAAACGTTTGTGACGTTAAACAGTGCGACTCATCAGGCGATTGCCCCTACTGGGACTGGCGTTGAAATCGTGAGTAAAACTACCCACCCGAATGATTTATTTGCTAATGAAACTGCACAGTTTCAATTGCTTTTTAATGGAAAACCTTTAACGACAAACACTAAAGTGAAATTGATTAAAGCCGGAACACGTCACCGTAATGACCGAGATGAGCAAATTTTGGATGTGACCAAAAATGGTGATATTAGTTTTACCCCAAGCCAAGCAGGTTTTTACTTGTTGATTGCAGAAACCCATGTTGATGCTCCAGATGCAGCAGATATAGATGTGAAGCACTTTAGCCTTTATTTGACCTTAGAAGTGTTTCCAGAATAA
- a CDS encoding DUF2271 domain-containing protein, which translates to MKNNATKLMVRLQIALLLLIGLLMTPTWLQAQEFTVSVEIPDIKAAPYHKPYVAIWIETPQRQGVHTLAFWRQQADWFKDLRQWWRKIGRSGSPDYQAVSGATRKPGVYSIHWDGRLGTGSMLPAGDYVLHVESVREQGSREYLRQTFSYPSNKQEQLVLEGKQELGTVTLLIK; encoded by the coding sequence ATGAAAAATAATGCAACAAAACTCATGGTGCGGCTACAGATCGCGTTGTTGTTACTTATCGGCTTATTAATGACACCCACTTGGCTGCAAGCTCAGGAGTTTACGGTGTCGGTTGAGATTCCAGATATAAAAGCTGCGCCATACCATAAACCGTATGTGGCGATCTGGATTGAAACTCCGCAGCGTCAGGGAGTGCATACATTGGCTTTTTGGCGACAACAAGCTGACTGGTTTAAAGACTTACGCCAGTGGTGGCGAAAAATAGGTCGTAGTGGTTCGCCTGATTATCAAGCCGTGAGTGGCGCTACGCGTAAGCCGGGAGTGTATAGCATTCATTGGGATGGTCGATTGGGAACAGGATCAATGCTGCCAGCAGGCGATTATGTGTTACACGTTGAGTCAGTAAGAGAGCAAGGGAGTCGCGAATATTTACGCCAAACGTTTTCATACCCCAGTAACAAACAAGAGCAGTTGGTTCTTGAAGGAAAACAAGAGCTAGGCACAGTTACATTACTTATCAAATAG
- a CDS encoding PepSY-associated TM helix domain-containing protein, with protein MATSWQRTAKAKRFFSFCRWLHIYVSCTLFSLLVFFSLTGITLNHPSWTAQATSEIQSLPLPVQFAQFEGEYPLNALQAYIEQKTALASPRSIDVLVDMGEITFDYPLPAGYAFVTVLLEDQLIEIERSSQGLLGLVNDLHKGRHSGNVWSVVIDVSAGLILLFSITGLIILLQNAKHRRMGLMVVALGSITPLVVYLMAVPR; from the coding sequence ATGGCAACTTCATGGCAACGCACGGCAAAAGCAAAACGCTTTTTTAGCTTTTGCCGTTGGTTACACATTTATGTGTCATGCACTTTATTTTCCCTGTTAGTCTTTTTTAGCCTTACGGGGATTACCCTTAATCACCCCTCTTGGACTGCTCAAGCCACAAGCGAAATCCAAAGCTTACCTTTACCTGTGCAATTTGCTCAGTTTGAAGGAGAGTATCCGCTTAACGCGCTGCAAGCCTATATCGAACAAAAAACAGCACTGGCTTCTCCACGCAGTATTGATGTGCTGGTGGACATGGGCGAAATCACCTTTGACTACCCTTTGCCTGCAGGTTATGCCTTTGTCACCGTGTTACTTGAAGACCAACTCATTGAAATTGAACGCAGTAGCCAAGGCTTACTGGGGTTAGTGAATGACCTGCATAAAGGCAGGCATAGCGGCAATGTGTGGTCTGTGGTGATTGATGTGTCCGCAGGGCTGATTTTACTGTTTTCGATTACAGGGTTGATTATTTTGCTTCAAAACGCCAAACACCGCCGCATGGGATTAATGGTGGTGGCATTGGGCAGCATTACACCTTTAGTGGTGTATTTGATGGCGGTGCCAAGGTAA
- a CDS encoding TonB-dependent receptor domain-containing protein: protein MLPKRFKISSTSLAVVTVLTSSAVFSAESEDTEIERVTVWSTTVNASSMYLKEEAIASKQADHISDLLRSIPGVDVGGAHSLNQRITIRSMDDKDLDISIDGAKQNNYMYHHMGNLQIHADILKSVDIDVGNNSVINGGLGGSVRFETKQARDLLQSGERFGGRVQVGAGDNSGQTYSATAYGLMTDSVDFLGYYNLVNRENYEVGGGEITDSNGDVIEGTDGTVRGLEGELDDALIKFGWEPSDNQRIQLSYEKYTDEGDYSYRPDMGLATDIAITESLNVPLLWPTKFTRDTLALNYELSLASSLIKAAAYSNTSELWRDETGYADNPDYAGWAAIVTGEAKNQGINLLGETTLTALWEHDFTYGFDYVKHDTDYSARYTASTDESAEESSNIAIFVQDRIAFNDYISLIPGLRYDQYSVDSKVVDNDFDNTAWALALAIQPTDDLVFNVSATELFKGPEIGEVFVGAGLYDTTNQEIEAETGVNYELAFAYQFEAFGDDNISLGATVFKTEINDYIYDYATAPATSGGRYWKDNIGDMDIEGYEAYINYLNGGFSGSVTYSSAESELQAFEQYSELDGARLDRQQGDTVSATLGYALDDMGLSFNWELLYADDVPAGLDLDGASLDNSKQGYTVHNINARWDITAVEGLTIIAGVDNLFDEYYASQSSRTGVSFHPRFGELYLQDFEPGRNIKATVSYQF from the coding sequence ATGTTACCCAAGCGCTTTAAAATAAGTTCGACAAGCTTAGCTGTTGTTACAGTGCTTACTTCTTCAGCGGTATTTTCGGCTGAGTCTGAAGACACTGAAATAGAACGTGTGACAGTATGGAGTACCACTGTAAATGCCTCTTCTATGTATTTAAAAGAAGAAGCCATTGCCAGTAAACAGGCTGATCATATCAGTGACTTATTACGCAGCATTCCTGGTGTGGATGTTGGCGGAGCACATTCATTAAATCAGCGTATTACGATTCGTAGCATGGATGATAAAGACTTAGACATATCGATTGATGGTGCTAAGCAAAATAACTACATGTATCACCACATGGGTAACCTGCAAATTCATGCTGATATTTTGAAGTCAGTTGATATTGATGTGGGTAACAACTCAGTCATTAACGGTGGCTTAGGTGGCTCGGTAAGATTTGAAACCAAACAAGCACGTGACTTATTGCAATCGGGTGAACGATTTGGTGGACGCGTGCAAGTGGGGGCTGGCGATAACTCTGGACAAACATACTCAGCCACAGCTTATGGTTTGATGACTGACAGTGTTGATTTTCTTGGCTATTACAATTTGGTCAATCGTGAAAATTACGAAGTGGGTGGCGGAGAAATTACCGATTCAAATGGCGATGTCATTGAAGGTACCGACGGCACGGTAAGAGGGCTTGAGGGCGAACTTGATGATGCACTAATTAAGTTCGGCTGGGAGCCGAGCGATAATCAGCGTATTCAACTTAGTTATGAAAAGTACACCGACGAAGGTGACTACAGTTACCGCCCTGATATGGGGCTTGCAACTGATATCGCTATTACCGAGTCATTAAATGTGCCACTGCTTTGGCCGACGAAATTTACGCGTGACACCTTGGCGCTTAATTACGAGCTAAGTTTGGCGTCAAGCTTGATAAAAGCGGCAGCATACTCCAATACCAGCGAGCTGTGGCGTGATGAAACGGGCTATGCAGATAATCCTGATTACGCAGGGTGGGCAGCGATTGTCACCGGAGAGGCAAAGAATCAAGGCATAAACTTATTAGGTGAAACCACGCTGACAGCTCTGTGGGAGCATGACTTTACCTATGGTTTTGATTATGTGAAACATGATACAGATTACTCTGCTCGATACACTGCTAGCACGGATGAGTCTGCTGAAGAATCGTCAAACATTGCTATTTTTGTTCAAGATCGAATTGCCTTTAACGATTACATCAGTTTGATCCCAGGTTTACGTTATGACCAATATTCAGTGGATTCTAAGGTCGTTGATAACGACTTTGATAATACTGCATGGGCGTTAGCGTTAGCCATTCAGCCTACTGATGATTTAGTGTTTAATGTCAGTGCTACAGAGTTATTTAAGGGGCCTGAAATTGGTGAAGTGTTTGTCGGCGCAGGTTTATATGACACCACCAATCAAGAAATTGAAGCCGAAACTGGGGTTAACTATGAGCTAGCTTTTGCATATCAATTTGAAGCATTTGGTGATGATAATATTTCCCTAGGGGCGACCGTATTTAAAACCGAAATTAATGACTACATCTACGATTATGCTACAGCACCTGCGACTTCTGGAGGTCGTTATTGGAAAGACAATATCGGCGATATGGATATTGAAGGTTATGAGGCCTACATTAATTATCTCAATGGCGGTTTTTCAGGCTCAGTAACCTACTCAAGTGCTGAAAGTGAATTACAGGCGTTTGAACAATATAGTGAATTAGACGGTGCACGATTAGATAGACAACAAGGTGATACAGTCAGTGCAACCTTAGGTTATGCATTGGATGACATGGGGTTGTCGTTTAATTGGGAACTGCTTTATGCCGATGACGTGCCTGCTGGACTTGATTTAGACGGTGCAAGCCTTGATAACAGTAAGCAAGGTTATACCGTGCATAACATCAATGCTAGATGGGATATTACAGCGGTTGAAGGGTTAACTATTATTGCAGGTGTCGATAACTTATTTGATGAGTATTATGCTTCGCAATCTTCTCGTACTGGTGTGTCTTTCCATCCTCGATTTGGCGAGTTGTATCTGCAAGATTTTGAACCTGGCCGTAATATTAAGGCCACGGTGTCATATCAATTCTAA
- a CDS encoding helix-turn-helix domain-containing protein, which translates to MNTRLSKVELSRKIKDAGYEDAFIEAKDIASKELITGKVYFKKLPSGIDVHCVNMTEHTEGYSNSQIDTCISINVLLAGKVSFALEHQRYDIQAQSSPVLFINIINSQQIFTRFFTQQQQVKKVNLTITKQWLLTRCGSMADRLHIEKIFASAQSVFQWPCTEKQLTLAAELYQKSLDETLNFQWELEQLALQFFCDSFTLLSDNLDRDATPPKEPDINNSPLPVSQFDFEAKIESLLFESLSLKQIADKLGASVSTLQRYFKSHHQLTLKEYIRNQILEHARRRLIFDNQSVGEVAYHSGYNHVSNFSSAFKKYFSMTPIEMQNQYRNLE; encoded by the coding sequence ATGAATACACGCTTATCAAAGGTTGAGTTATCAAGAAAAATCAAAGATGCAGGCTATGAAGATGCTTTTATTGAAGCAAAAGATATTGCTTCAAAGGAGCTGATTACCGGTAAGGTGTATTTTAAAAAACTGCCCAGTGGTATTGATGTTCACTGCGTTAATATGACAGAACATACTGAGGGGTATAGCAACTCGCAGATTGATACCTGCATTAGCATTAATGTATTACTCGCCGGTAAGGTTAGCTTTGCACTAGAACATCAGCGCTATGATATTCAAGCGCAAAGTTCGCCTGTGTTATTCATCAACATTATCAATTCACAGCAGATATTTACTCGGTTTTTTACTCAGCAACAGCAGGTCAAAAAAGTCAATTTAACCATTACCAAGCAATGGTTATTAACCCGCTGTGGCAGTATGGCTGACAGGCTGCATATTGAGAAAATATTTGCCTCGGCTCAGTCTGTTTTTCAGTGGCCATGCACTGAAAAACAACTAACATTAGCCGCTGAGCTGTATCAAAAAAGCCTCGATGAAACGCTTAACTTTCAATGGGAATTAGAGCAACTGGCATTACAATTTTTTTGTGACAGTTTTACGCTACTGAGTGACAACCTCGATCGAGATGCGACTCCCCCAAAAGAGCCTGACATTAACAACTCCCCTTTACCAGTAAGTCAGTTTGATTTTGAGGCAAAAATTGAATCCTTACTATTTGAATCATTATCTCTCAAACAAATCGCTGACAAACTTGGCGCGAGTGTTAGTACCTTACAACGTTATTTTAAGTCACATCATCAACTGACACTCAAAGAGTACATCCGCAATCAGATCCTTGAGCATGCCAGAAGACGCCTTATTTTTGACAATCAATCAGTGGGGGAAGTGGCATATCACTCAGGATACAACCATGTTTCTAACTTTTCTTCGGCATTCAAAAAGTACTTTTCGATGACGCCAATTGAAATGCAAAACCAATACAGAAACCTTGAGTAA